The following are encoded together in the Triticum dicoccoides isolate Atlit2015 ecotype Zavitan chromosome 6B, WEW_v2.0, whole genome shotgun sequence genome:
- the LOC119320380 gene encoding protein NRT1/ PTR FAMILY 8.3-like, whose protein sequence is MDAMERGEHAPLLPESHGPKVQEDDSLQLQVPLLKHKKRGGNKAPAVILLFECLESTAFNGISTNLVVYLETVLHGTNLASASNVATWFGTSYLTPVFGAIIADSFWGNYNTILVSLAVYLLGMMLVTFSAFLPTTTAALCAAGASCAGTASTWGLSSQTVAFVGLYLVAIGCGGVRSSLLPFGAEQFDDDSAADREGKTSFFSWFYLCVSFGPIISGVFLVWIQQNVSWGLGFGIATACIALAFAAFVLATPMYKRRMPAGTPLKSLCQVVAAACKKISIKVPAEAGHLYEVSDKIDSPQPRIAHTSDFKFLDKAAIVTESDMEERPEAATSWKLCTVTQVEELKILLRLLPVWITSVIVSSAYSQMNTTFVQQGSAMEMTILSVPVPVASLVSFEVTCVLTWVLLYNKVIVPAVRSFSSSGDGEPSQLQRMGAGRLLMALTMAVAALVEMKRLDSAARGEEISIAWQLPQYFFLAGGEVFCYIAQLEFFFGEAPDTMKSMCTSLALLTIALGSYMSSFIYAIVEAFTATGDSPGWISDDLNKGHLDYFFWAMAAMCTLNFVVYSGIVKNYRLKTVIS, encoded by the exons ATGGACGCCATGGAGAGAGGCGAGCACGCGCCGCTCCTGCCGGAG AGTCATGGCCCAAAGGTTCAGGAGGATGACAGCCTGCAGCTGCAGGTGCCACTCCTGAAGCATAAGAAGCGGGGCGGCAACAAGGCACCAGCAGTGATTCTAT TGTTCGAATGCCTGGAGAGCACGGCGTTCAATGGCATCTCCACCAACCTGGTGGTGTACCTGGAGACCGTCCTCCACGGCACCAACCTCGCCAGCGCCTCCAACGTCGCCACCTGGTTCGGCACCAGCTACCTCACCCCGGTCTTCGGTGCCATCATCGCCGACTCCTTCTGGGGCAACTACAACACCATCCTCGTCTCCCTCGCCGTCTACCTCCTCGGCATGATGCTCGTCACCTTCTCCGCCTTCCTGCCCACGACCACGGCGGCGCTGTGCGCGGCGGGTGCATCGTGCGCCGGCACCGCCAGcacgtgggggctgagctcgcagaCCGTGGCTTTTGTTGGGCTGTACCTGGTGGCGATCGGGTGCGGCGGGGTGCGCTCGTCGCTGTTGCCGTTCGGAGCGGAGCAGTTCGACGACGACAGCGCGGCGGACCGGGAGGGCAAGACGTCCTTCTTCAGCTGGTTCTACCTATGCGTGAGCTTCGGCCCCATCATCTCCGGCGTGTTCCTCGTCTGGATCCAGCAGAACGTTAGCTGGGGCCTCGGCTTCGGCATCGCCACTGCCTGCATCGCGCTCGCCTTCGCCGCCTTCGTGCTCGCCACGCCCATGTACAAGCGCCGCATGCCCGCAGGCACGCCGCTCAAGAGCCTCTGCCAGGTCGTTGCCGCCGCGTGCAAGAAAATCAGCATCAAGGTGCCCGCGGAAGCCGGACACCTCTACGAGGTCAGCGACAAGATCGATTCGCCCCAGCCAAGGATCGCGCACACCAGCGACTTCAAGTTCCTCGACAAGGCGGCCATCGTCACGGAGTCGGACATGGAGGAGAGGCCGGAGGCGGCGACCTCGTGGAAGCTCTGCACCGTGACTCAGGTGGAGGAGCTCAAGATCCTTCTGCGGCTGCTGCCCGTCTGGATCACCAGCGTCATCGTGTCATCGGCCTACTCGCAGATGAACACCACGTTCGTGCAGCAGGGCAGTGCCATGGAAATGACCATCCTGTCGGTGCCGGTGCCCGTGGCGTCGCTGGTCTCGTTCGAGGTGACATGCGTCCTGACATGGGTGCTCCTCTACAACAAGGTGATCGTGCCAGCGGTTAGGAGCTTCTCCTCGAGCGGCGACGGCGAGCCGTCACAGCTGCAGCGGATGGGCGCGGGGAGGCTCCTCATGGCGCTCAccatggcggtggcggcgctcgTGGAAATGAAGCGGCTCGACAGCGCGGCGCGCGGGGAGGAGATCAGCATCGCGTGGCAGCTGCCGCAGTACTTCTTCCTGGCCGGCGGAGAGGTGTTCTGCTACATCGCGCAGCTGGAGTTCTTCTTCGGCGAGGCGCCGGACACCATGAAAAGCATGTGTACGTCGCTCGCTCTGCTCACCATCGCGCTGGGGAGCTACATGAGCTCCTTCATCTACGCCATCGTGGAGGCCTTCACGGCGACGGGAGACAGCCCCGGGTGGATCTCCGACGACCTCAACAAGGGCCACCTCGACTACTTCTTCTGGGCCATGGCTGCAATGTGCACGCTCAACTTCGTCGTGTACAGCGGCATCGTCAAGAACTACAGGCTCAAGACAGTCATCTCGTGA